The Xenopus laevis strain J_2021 chromosome 5L, Xenopus_laevis_v10.1, whole genome shotgun sequence genome has a segment encoding these proteins:
- the polr3f.L gene encoding DNA-directed RNA polymerase III subunit RPC6 isoform X2, with translation MPQIEPKQRAMCINRLLATGQLDLLRSGTGLLYRMKDPQTVGKMKGSDNQEKLVYQVIEDAGNKGIWSRDIRYKSNLPLTEVNKILKNLESKKLIKAVKSVAASKKKVFMLYNLQPDRSVTGGAWYSDQDFESEFVEVLNQQCFKFLQTKAEAARDSKQNPMIQRNSSFASSHEVWKYICELGISKVELSMEDIETILNTLIYDGKVEMTIIAAKEGTVGCVDGQMKLYRGVNPIIQPAGLVRTPCGLCPVFDDCCEGGEISPSNCIYMTDWLDF, from the exons ATGCCTCAAATTGAACCCAAACAAAGGGCCATGTGCATCAACCGACTACTGGCAACT gGTCAGCTGGATCTGCTACGAAGTGGTACAGGATTGTTGTACAGAATGAAGGATCCACAAACTGTTGG taaaatgaagGGTTCAGACAATCAGGAGAAGTTAGTGTATCAGGTAATCGAGGATGCTGGTAACAAAG GTATATGGAGCAGAGATATAAGGTACAAAAGCAATTTGCCACTGACTGAAGTCAACAAGATTTTGAAGAACCTAGAGAGCAAGAAACTAATTAAAGCTGTGAAATCTGTAGCT GCTTCAAAGAAGAAAGTTTTCATGTTGTACAATCTGCAGCCAGATCGCTCAGTGACAGGAGGAGCTTGGTACAGTGACCAGGATTTCGAATCTGAATTTGTGGAGGTGTTAAATCAACAGTGTTTTAAATTTCTACAAACCAAG GCTGAAGCAGCAAGGGACAGTAAACAAAACCCCATGATACAGAGAAACAGCTCATTTGCCTCATCTCATGAAGTCTGGAAATACATCTGTGAACTGGGGATTAGCAAG GTGGAATTGTCTATGGAGGATATTGAAACCATCTTGAATACTTTAATATATGATGGGAAAGTAGAGATGACAATAATCGCTGCTAAAGAGGGGACTGTGGGTTGTGTAGATGGACAGATGAAGCTTTATAGAGGAGTGAACCCTATTATTCAGCCTGCAGGTTTAGTGAGAACTCCATGCGGCCTGTGTCCA GTATTTGACGACTGTTGTGAAGGAGGTGAAATTTCCCCATCTAATTGCATTTATATGACAGACTGGCTGGATTTTTAG
- the polr3f.L gene encoding DNA-directed RNA polymerase III subunit RPC6 isoform X1 yields the protein MTEAKVKQESGEVAEIESRIIELCQQFPHGITDQVIQNEMPQIEPKQRAMCINRLLATGQLDLLRSGTGLLYRMKDPQTVGKMKGSDNQEKLVYQVIEDAGNKGIWSRDIRYKSNLPLTEVNKILKNLESKKLIKAVKSVAASKKKVFMLYNLQPDRSVTGGAWYSDQDFESEFVEVLNQQCFKFLQTKAEAARDSKQNPMIQRNSSFASSHEVWKYICELGISKVELSMEDIETILNTLIYDGKVEMTIIAAKEGTVGCVDGQMKLYRGVNPIIQPAGLVRTPCGLCPVFDDCCEGGEISPSNCIYMTDWLDF from the exons ATGACGGAGGCGAAGGTGAAGCAAGAAAGTGGGGAGGTAGCGGAGATAGAGAGCAG gaTTATTGAGCTGTGTCAGCAGTTTCCTCATGGCATCACTGACCAAGTTATTCAAAATGAGATGCCTCAAATTGAACCCAAACAAAGGGCCATGTGCATCAACCGACTACTGGCAACT gGTCAGCTGGATCTGCTACGAAGTGGTACAGGATTGTTGTACAGAATGAAGGATCCACAAACTGTTGG taaaatgaagGGTTCAGACAATCAGGAGAAGTTAGTGTATCAGGTAATCGAGGATGCTGGTAACAAAG GTATATGGAGCAGAGATATAAGGTACAAAAGCAATTTGCCACTGACTGAAGTCAACAAGATTTTGAAGAACCTAGAGAGCAAGAAACTAATTAAAGCTGTGAAATCTGTAGCT GCTTCAAAGAAGAAAGTTTTCATGTTGTACAATCTGCAGCCAGATCGCTCAGTGACAGGAGGAGCTTGGTACAGTGACCAGGATTTCGAATCTGAATTTGTGGAGGTGTTAAATCAACAGTGTTTTAAATTTCTACAAACCAAG GCTGAAGCAGCAAGGGACAGTAAACAAAACCCCATGATACAGAGAAACAGCTCATTTGCCTCATCTCATGAAGTCTGGAAATACATCTGTGAACTGGGGATTAGCAAG GTGGAATTGTCTATGGAGGATATTGAAACCATCTTGAATACTTTAATATATGATGGGAAAGTAGAGATGACAATAATCGCTGCTAAAGAGGGGACTGTGGGTTGTGTAGATGGACAGATGAAGCTTTATAGAGGAGTGAACCCTATTATTCAGCCTGCAGGTTTAGTGAGAACTCCATGCGGCCTGTGTCCA GTATTTGACGACTGTTGTGAAGGAGGTGAAATTTCCCCATCTAATTGCATTTATATGACAGACTGGCTGGATTTTTAG